The following proteins are encoded in a genomic region of Clostridium kluyveri:
- a CDS encoding ATP-binding cassette domain-containing protein, with product MLSDKKVIENDGKSTVNKITVIGGYDKQGKPENITLDLNVGQIISIVGPTGSGKSRLLADIEYMSQKDTPTGRQILINDKVPDISNRFSSEEKLVAQLSQNMNFVMDVTVGEFLNMHSRCRKNYASKEIVDSIIKKANELSGEKFFHYTPLTALSGGQSRALMIADTAYLSTSPIVLIDEIENAGIDRKKALDALIKKEKIVLMATHDPILILMSIKRIIIKNGGINKVIFTSPEEKKVLESLQTMDNKISSLRNLLRNGDIVESISL from the coding sequence TTGTTGTCAGATAAAAAAGTTATAGAAAATGACGGTAAATCTACTGTTAATAAAATAACTGTTATTGGAGGGTATGATAAACAGGGTAAACCCGAAAATATAACATTGGATTTAAATGTGGGACAGATTATATCTATAGTAGGACCTACAGGTTCAGGAAAAAGTCGTCTGCTGGCGGATATAGAATATATGTCTCAAAAGGATACACCTACGGGCAGACAAATACTTATAAATGATAAAGTACCGGATATATCAAATCGCTTTTCTTCAGAAGAAAAATTGGTGGCACAGCTTTCTCAAAATATGAATTTTGTAATGGATGTTACAGTAGGTGAATTTTTAAATATGCATTCAAGGTGCAGGAAAAATTATGCTTCAAAAGAGATAGTAGATAGTATAATTAAAAAAGCCAATGAACTTTCAGGGGAAAAATTTTTTCATTATACTCCTTTGACTGCTTTAAGTGGAGGACAGTCCAGGGCTCTTATGATTGCAGATACTGCCTATTTAAGTACATCTCCTATAGTTTTAATTGATGAAATAGAAAATGCAGGTATAGATAGAAAAAAGGCATTGGATGCTCTAATTAAAAAAGAAAAAATAGTACTTATGGCCACCCATGATCCAATTTTAATACTTATGTCAATTAAGCGCATAATTATCAAAAATGGAGGAATAAATAAAGTGATTTTTACAAGTCCTGAAGAAAAAAAAGTTCTTGAAAGTTTACAAACTATGGACAATAAAATATCATCATTGAGAAATTTATTGAGAAATGGTGATATTGTAGAGTCTATATCTTTATAA
- a CDS encoding GTP-binding protein — MKLITVSGPPSTGKTSVILKTINSIRLKNLKVGVIKFDCLSTYDNEVYSDRGVEVKVGVSGNLCPDHYFVANIDECISWGLNKGFDILISESAGLCNRCSPYIKEVLAVCVIDNLSGINTPQKIGPMLKYADIIVVTKGEIVSQAEREVFTFRIRQCNSKAIILHVNGITGQGSNELGELFIKACDIENIEHKKLRFTMPSALCSYCLGETQIGSDFQLGNVKKMELSE; from the coding sequence ATGAAATTAATAACAGTTTCAGGACCGCCATCCACAGGAAAAACATCTGTAATACTTAAAACCATAAATTCCATTAGACTTAAAAATTTAAAAGTTGGAGTAATTAAGTTTGACTGTCTTTCTACTTATGATAACGAGGTATATAGTGACAGGGGAGTTGAAGTAAAAGTAGGTGTTTCAGGAAACCTATGCCCGGATCATTATTTTGTGGCCAATATTGATGAGTGTATAAGTTGGGGCTTAAATAAAGGCTTTGATATTTTAATAAGTGAAAGTGCAGGACTGTGCAATAGATGTTCTCCCTATATAAAAGAAGTACTTGCGGTTTGTGTTATTGATAATTTATCGGGAATTAATACACCTCAAAAAATAGGACCTATGCTTAAATATGCAGATATTATTGTAGTTACCAAGGGGGAAATTGTGTCTCAAGCTGAACGGGAAGTTTTCACATTTCGTATAAGACAATGTAATTCTAAAGCCATCATACTACATGTAAATGGAATAACCGGTCAGGGAAGTAATGAACTTGGAGAGCTTTTCATTAAAGCCTGCGATATTGAAAATATAGAACATAAAAAATTGAGGTTTACCATGCCCTCTGCATTATGTTCCTATTGCCTTGGGGAAACTCAAATTGGCAGTGACTTTCAACTGGGAAATGTTAAGAAAATGGAGTTATCCGAATGA
- a CDS encoding ABC transporter substrate-binding protein, which yields MKNLDILALLPCPLKVPVEIAFENHLHDSMCGENNVLNYIIEGNANKQISYNQQVEEYTDIESIPDITITSGINSFYYKNFRENFVEKGYFYDALSPWINSMFSDSGIKDPEGNYTIIALNTLVMVVDMKALGDVKCPCTWEELLKPEFEKRVAIRGYNDSFCETTLLTIFKQCGYEGIEKLGRAVKYGWHPSQMVKMAGSGRTGAPAVSVMPYFFTKTMQNKKDVRIIWPEDGAIVSPITMMVKKSCREKLTKIIDFFTGDKLGEICAGAFLPSLNPEASNKVPKGATFNWIGWDFIKERDIGSLIKELNTVFIKSHRGKL from the coding sequence TTGAAAAATTTGGATATACTGGCACTACTGCCTTGTCCTTTAAAAGTTCCTGTAGAAATTGCATTCGAAAATCATTTACATGATAGTATGTGTGGTGAAAATAATGTATTAAATTATATTATTGAGGGAAATGCAAATAAGCAGATTTCATATAATCAACAGGTGGAAGAATATACAGATATAGAGTCCATACCAGATATTACAATAACTTCGGGAATAAATAGTTTTTATTATAAAAATTTCAGAGAAAATTTTGTTGAAAAAGGATATTTCTATGACGCATTAAGCCCCTGGATTAATTCTATGTTTTCAGACAGTGGTATAAAAGATCCTGAAGGCAATTATACCATAATAGCTTTAAATACATTGGTTATGGTAGTTGACATGAAAGCTTTAGGAGATGTTAAATGTCCATGTACATGGGAGGAACTTTTAAAGCCTGAATTTGAAAAAAGAGTTGCTATAAGAGGATATAATGATTCATTTTGTGAGACAACTTTACTTACTATATTTAAACAATGTGGATATGAAGGAATAGAGAAATTAGGCAGAGCTGTGAAATATGGATGGCATCCATCCCAAATGGTAAAAATGGCTGGAAGCGGAAGGACCGGGGCACCTGCCGTAAGTGTCATGCCTTATTTTTTTACTAAAACCATGCAAAATAAAAAAGATGTAAGAATAATATGGCCTGAAGATGGAGCTATTGTAAGTCCTATTACAATGATGGTGAAAAAGTCCTGTAGAGAAAAACTAACTAAAATTATAGATTTTTTTACGGGTGATAAATTAGGTGAGATATGTGCAGGGGCATTCTTACCTTCTTTGAATCCTGAGGCTTCCAATAAAGTACCTAAGGGAGCTACTTTTAATTGGATAGGTTGGGATTTTATAAAGGAAAGAGATATAGGTTCACTTATAAAAGAATTGAATACTGTTTTCATTAAATCTCATAGAGGTAAACTATGA
- a CDS encoding nitrogenase component 1 has product MKMELSTTAPAREERLKAGIAFGGTCANLKYCLNKACLNNANRSFSQTYGCQHGLSLGILNTLRNAVVIMHSPLGCGASTNSSVGQGSNFKRLRDPKAEGTIWLSTNLDESDVISGGEKKLRDTIIYADKEFRPEMIIAVSGCVPALIGDDIDGIISDLQSEVAAALIPVTCEGFKTKVMATAYDAAYNGIMKKLLKNVVREENLVEDDFEEIQRKYLLSRHVNIFNVGSMSRADELELERLLNAIGLAVSFLPCYSAPKDFAYSLENSLNISVCGTHDDYYIKYVEQEYGIPFIIDTIPIGRKNTTRWVLKIAEHFNLEKEAEAFLKKEDELLNESLKPYRKNLKGKRVYLGGGAIRIVATAEVLQDLGMEIVGFKGHHIDKFIEPTFEALENIDDVVFNVATQQPFEQVNIVNKLKPDVIVIHSGINNITAKQGLPILPLFGPTNIYMGYAGVFEIACRLSRKIKNNQFNKNISKNRSLPYKREWYDKEPFTYIRED; this is encoded by the coding sequence ATGAAAATGGAATTAAGCACGACTGCACCAGCACGTGAAGAAAGATTGAAAGCTGGTATTGCCTTTGGAGGAACATGTGCCAATTTAAAATATTGCTTGAATAAAGCATGTTTAAATAATGCAAATCGCAGCTTTTCTCAAACTTATGGATGCCAACATGGGTTAAGTCTTGGAATTTTAAATACATTAAGAAATGCTGTTGTTATAATGCATTCTCCGCTAGGATGTGGAGCCTCTACTAATAGTTCTGTAGGACAAGGTTCTAATTTTAAGCGTTTAAGAGATCCTAAAGCTGAAGGAACAATATGGCTGAGTACTAATCTGGATGAATCAGATGTAATAAGTGGAGGAGAAAAAAAGCTGAGAGATACAATTATATATGCTGATAAGGAATTTAGGCCAGAAATGATTATTGCAGTAAGTGGATGTGTTCCGGCATTAATTGGAGATGATATAGATGGAATAATCTCTGATCTGCAATCAGAAGTTGCCGCTGCTTTAATACCTGTTACTTGTGAAGGATTTAAAACAAAAGTAATGGCTACGGCATATGATGCAGCTTATAATGGTATAATGAAAAAACTTTTAAAGAATGTAGTCAGGGAAGAAAATTTAGTTGAAGATGACTTTGAAGAAATTCAGAGAAAATATTTGCTCAGCAGACATGTTAATATTTTTAATGTGGGTTCCATGAGTAGAGCTGATGAACTTGAACTAGAAAGGCTGTTAAATGCCATAGGGTTAGCTGTATCTTTCCTGCCTTGTTACTCTGCACCAAAAGATTTTGCATATTCTTTGGAAAACTCTCTAAATATAAGCGTATGTGGAACACATGATGATTATTATATTAAATATGTAGAACAAGAATATGGAATTCCTTTTATAATTGATACAATCCCAATTGGAAGAAAGAATACGACACGTTGGGTTTTAAAAATTGCAGAGCACTTTAATCTAGAAAAAGAAGCAGAAGCTTTTCTGAAAAAAGAAGATGAATTGCTTAATGAAAGTCTTAAACCATATAGAAAGAATCTTAAAGGTAAAAGGGTGTATTTAGGAGGAGGGGCTATCAGAATAGTTGCTACTGCAGAAGTATTACAGGATTTAGGAATGGAGATTGTAGGGTTTAAAGGACATCATATAGATAAATTCATAGAGCCAACCTTTGAGGCCCTGGAAAATATAGATGATGTTGTATTTAATGTAGCAACTCAACAACCTTTTGAACAAGTAAATATTGTAAATAAATTAAAACCAGATGTAATTGTAATTCATAGTGGAATTAATAATATTACTGCTAAACAAGGCTTACCTATATTGCCTCTGTTTGGACCCACCAATATTTATATGGGATATGCAGGTGTATTTGAAATTGCCTGTAGACTAAGTAGAAAAATTAAAAACAATCAATTCAATAAAAATATTTCAAAAAATAGATCACTTCCGTATAAAAGAGAGTGGTATGATAAGGAGCCGTTTACTTATATAAGAGAAGATTAA
- a CDS encoding LytTR family DNA-binding domain-containing protein, which translates to MEMDLICSENIKRILEEVLTNRKITISKKSKVCIIEKGFDLEAGKIGIYFDMGTLNLLMDYLEQSTASKEEIKNIITGKCEEDELKVLTYDNIYYFESVGNNVFCKTKDKKYKVKEKLYELEKKLENKEFIRVSKCFIVNIVKVDRIISWFNSRLILKIMDIDEEIYVTRKYLNDFKKFLGF; encoded by the coding sequence ATGGAGATGGATTTAATTTGCTCAGAGAACATAAAAAGAATATTAGAGGAAGTTCTTACTAACCGTAAAATAACAATTAGTAAAAAGTCTAAAGTATGCATTATTGAAAAAGGATTTGATTTAGAAGCAGGTAAAATAGGCATATATTTTGATATGGGTACCCTAAACCTTTTAATGGACTATTTAGAGCAGAGCACAGCCAGTAAGGAAGAAATTAAAAATATAATAACAGGAAAATGTGAAGAGGACGAACTTAAAGTACTCACTTATGATAACATTTATTATTTCGAATCTGTAGGGAACAATGTATTTTGTAAGACAAAAGATAAAAAATACAAGGTAAAGGAAAAACTCTATGAATTGGAAAAAAAGTTAGAAAATAAGGAATTTATAAGGGTAAGCAAATGTTTTATTGTAAACATAGTAAAAGTAGATCGTATTATTTCATGGTTTAATAGTAGGCTTATATTAAAAATCATGGATATAGATGAGGAGATTTATGTTACACGAAAATATTTAAATGATTTCAAAAAATTTCTTGGATTTTGA
- a CDS encoding putative ABC transporter permease, with protein MIYKYKNLKKDLILIFIMGSIYMVLEGIWRGWTHISMLIVGGISAFFIGKLNEDHAFSNRKMLEQCLIGTLIILILEFVSGVILNIWLQLGIWDYSNTWGNILGQICIPYAVIWFLLVPFNIYIDDYLRYKFFGEKKPEKLITNYKHLFLYK; from the coding sequence ATGATATATAAGTATAAAAATTTAAAAAAGGATTTAATTCTCATATTTATAATGGGCAGTATTTACATGGTTTTAGAAGGAATATGGCGTGGATGGACGCATATATCCATGCTGATAGTAGGAGGTATATCGGCTTTCTTTATTGGAAAGTTAAATGAAGATCATGCTTTTTCTAATCGTAAAATGTTGGAACAATGTTTGATAGGAACTCTTATAATTTTAATATTGGAGTTTGTTTCAGGGGTCATTCTAAACATATGGCTTCAGCTTGGAATATGGGATTATTCTAACACTTGGGGAAATATTTTGGGACAGATATGTATTCCATATGCAGTAATATGGTTTTTACTGGTTCCATTTAACATATATATTGATGATTACTTAAGATATAAGTTTTTTGGAGAAAAAAAGCCAGAGAAACTTATAACAAATTACAAACACTTATTTTTGTATAAGTAA
- a CDS encoding NifB/NifX family molybdenum-iron cluster-binding protein, protein MGYNIAVASTDGVNIDKHFGASNSFFIIKVNDDESYENLGERLVEKNQKNSVNCSSYSSKHSFGNINPKIQRKVEAISDCRCLLCSRYGPSSEKQLGKNNISVFGINMKLDEALKTIIGYYKKSDERKSLKGIKKQKINSF, encoded by the coding sequence ATGGGATATAATATTGCAGTTGCTTCAACAGATGGAGTCAACATTGATAAGCATTTTGGAGCTTCAAATTCTTTTTTCATAATAAAAGTAAATGATGATGAAAGCTATGAGAATTTAGGAGAAAGATTAGTTGAAAAAAATCAAAAGAATAGTGTGAATTGTAGTTCATATTCATCTAAACATTCTTTTGGTAACATTAATCCCAAGATTCAAAGAAAAGTAGAAGCTATTTCTGATTGCAGATGTTTGCTATGTAGTAGATACGGACCTAGTTCAGAAAAGCAATTAGGGAAAAATAACATTTCTGTATTTGGTATTAATATGAAACTTGATGAGGCATTAAAAACAATAATAGGATATTACAAAAAAAGTGATGAACGTAAATCATTGAAAGGTATAAAAAAGCAGAAAATAAATTCTTTTTAA
- a CDS encoding nitrogenase component 1 codes for MSSKKIDLNNTVVESREQRLGTIISWDGKASTLSTLSKTLYSREGCGSNSGNKSCKLCELNGPFTQGTSCTMQMVECQAGHVRDAVLIQHSPIGCSAGQGGNNSIFRNGLAMRNLPVENIRIISTNLQENDMIFGGVDKLAQSIQDAWDRYHPKAIFIGNSCATGIIGDDIDSVASEFEKKLKIPVVAMHCEGFKSKHWSTGFDVSQHGILRQIVRKKSKKKQDDLVNVINLWGSDVFTPMLKELGLRVNYAVDLASVDELAQLSEAAATVGFCYTLSSYIAAALEQEFGVPEIKAPQPYGFSGTDAWIRELTRVTHREKEGEAYIAKEHARVMPRVKELRKLLKGKKGYVATGSAYSHGLIAVLKELEIEVDGSLVFHHDPIYDSGDKRQNSLAHLVDNYGDVPAFSVSNHQQYQFYGLLKRVNPDFILIRHGGLAPLATRLGIPAAPLGDENSVIGYQGIINLGEAILDILSFKKLHRSVAVHARLPYKKWWLNQKDPYILAKEPNLALKK; via the coding sequence ATGAGTAGTAAAAAAATTGATCTTAATAATACAGTTGTAGAAAGCCGTGAACAGCGATTGGGTACTATAATTTCATGGGATGGGAAAGCATCAACTTTATCAACCTTATCAAAAACATTATATTCACGTGAAGGATGCGGATCAAACAGTGGTAATAAAAGTTGTAAGTTATGTGAACTTAATGGCCCTTTTACTCAAGGGACTAGCTGTACTATGCAAATGGTTGAATGTCAAGCTGGTCATGTACGTGATGCAGTTTTAATTCAACACTCACCTATAGGGTGTTCTGCTGGGCAAGGAGGAAACAATTCTATATTTCGAAATGGACTGGCAATGCGAAACTTACCTGTAGAAAATATCCGTATAATTTCTACTAATTTGCAAGAAAATGATATGATATTCGGAGGAGTTGATAAATTAGCTCAGTCTATACAAGATGCATGGGACCGCTATCATCCAAAGGCAATCTTTATAGGTAATTCTTGTGCAACTGGTATTATTGGAGATGATATAGATAGTGTAGCTTCTGAATTTGAAAAAAAGCTAAAAATCCCAGTTGTTGCCATGCACTGTGAAGGATTTAAATCTAAACATTGGAGTACTGGATTTGATGTGTCTCAACACGGAATTTTACGACAAATTGTACGTAAAAAATCTAAAAAGAAGCAAGATGATCTAGTTAATGTGATTAATCTTTGGGGCTCCGATGTATTTACTCCAATGTTGAAAGAATTGGGCCTTAGAGTTAATTATGCGGTAGATTTGGCTTCTGTAGATGAGTTGGCACAACTTTCTGAGGCCGCGGCAACAGTAGGTTTCTGTTATACATTGTCTTCTTATATAGCGGCAGCTTTGGAACAGGAATTTGGTGTTCCGGAAATTAAAGCACCTCAACCCTATGGATTTTCAGGGACGGATGCATGGATTCGTGAATTGACAAGAGTTACTCATCGTGAGAAGGAAGGTGAAGCTTATATAGCAAAGGAACATGCAAGAGTAATGCCGCGTGTTAAAGAATTGAGAAAATTACTTAAGGGTAAAAAAGGATATGTTGCAACGGGTTCTGCATATTCTCACGGATTGATAGCTGTACTTAAAGAACTTGAAATTGAAGTAGATGGTTCTCTAGTATTTCATCATGATCCTATTTATGACAGTGGGGATAAAAGGCAGAATTCTCTTGCTCATCTAGTTGATAATTATGGAGATGTACCTGCTTTTAGTGTAAGCAATCATCAGCAATATCAATTTTACGGATTGTTAAAAAGAGTAAATCCAGATTTTATTCTCATAAGACATGGCGGATTAGCACCGTTAGCTACGCGTTTAGGTATTCCAGCAGCTCCACTTGGTGATGAAAACAGCGTTATAGGATATCAGGGAATTATTAATTTAGGAGAAGCCATTTTAGATATTCTTTCTTTTAAGAAATTACATCGTTCTGTAGCTGTTCATGCCAGATTACCATATAAAAAATGGTGGTTGAATCAAAAAGATCCCTATATACTGGCAAAAGAGCCTAATCTGGCGCTAAAAAAGTAA
- a CDS encoding nitrogenase component 1 encodes MSINKITDKSISKLHLKKTNSISQARYTCSIGAMNSAAAIPRVIPITHCGAGCVSNQQSNIGSGYQGSSYGGGSVIPSVNFTENEVVFGGEKKLRELIEASLKILDADLFVVLTGCVSDLIGEDVGSVVKEFQDKGVPIVYAETGGFKGNNFKGHEVVTRAIIDQYVGYYGGERNQASVNVWSLLPYQNIFWRGDFTEIKRILEGIGLKVNILFGNGSKGISEWKNIPKVQFNLVLSPWLGLETVKHLQKKYGQPFLHIPVVPIGAEETSSFLRKVVDFAGLNSKKAERFIKKEEEIYYQYLEEFSDFYSEYWWGLPAKFAVIGDSAYNLALTKFLTNQLGLVPRKQIITEKPPEEYHEAIREQYKNIAEDVSTDVEFEEDGYIIQEKIRNTDFGHKPPIIFGTSWEQDIAKALKTFVVEVGFPSYNELVITRSYVGYRGAFNLLEKIYTEVVKR; translated from the coding sequence ATGTCAATAAATAAGATTACAGATAAAAGTATATCAAAGTTACATTTAAAAAAGACTAATTCTATCAGCCAAGCTCGCTATACTTGTTCTATTGGAGCCATGAACAGTGCCGCTGCAATACCAAGAGTCATTCCAATCACTCATTGTGGTGCAGGCTGTGTGTCTAATCAACAAAGTAATATTGGATCCGGTTATCAAGGTAGTTCATATGGCGGTGGATCAGTTATACCAAGTGTGAATTTTACGGAGAATGAAGTAGTATTTGGAGGTGAAAAGAAATTAAGAGAATTAATTGAAGCATCATTGAAAATTTTGGATGCAGATTTATTTGTTGTACTTACAGGTTGTGTTTCAGATCTTATAGGAGAAGATGTGGGATCCGTAGTTAAAGAGTTTCAAGACAAAGGAGTTCCAATTGTATATGCTGAAACTGGTGGATTTAAAGGGAATAATTTCAAAGGACATGAAGTAGTTACTAGAGCCATTATAGATCAGTATGTAGGATATTATGGCGGTGAGCGTAATCAAGCCTCTGTTAATGTTTGGTCATTACTCCCTTATCAAAATATTTTCTGGCGCGGTGACTTTACTGAAATTAAGAGGATTTTGGAAGGTATTGGACTTAAGGTGAATATACTTTTTGGCAATGGATCAAAAGGAATTTCCGAATGGAAGAATATACCTAAGGTTCAGTTTAATTTAGTGCTTTCACCATGGCTGGGTCTGGAAACAGTTAAACATCTTCAAAAAAAATATGGTCAGCCATTTTTACACATTCCGGTAGTTCCTATTGGTGCTGAAGAAACCAGTAGTTTTTTACGTAAAGTAGTTGATTTTGCTGGCCTCAATAGTAAAAAAGCTGAAAGATTCATCAAGAAAGAAGAAGAGATTTATTATCAATATTTGGAGGAATTTTCGGATTTTTATTCTGAGTATTGGTGGGGTTTACCGGCTAAGTTTGCAGTAATTGGTGATAGTGCTTACAATCTAGCATTAACTAAATTTTTGACAAATCAACTGGGACTAGTTCCAAGAAAACAGATTATTACAGAAAAACCACCAGAAGAATATCATGAAGCAATTCGGGAACAGTATAAAAATATTGCAGAAGATGTTTCTACAGATGTTGAATTTGAGGAAGATGGATATATAATTCAAGAAAAAATTAGAAATACTGATTTTGGTCATAAACCTCCGATTATTTTTGGCACTAGCTGGGAACAAGATATTGCAAAAGCTTTAAAAACATTTGTAGTTGAGGTAGGTTTTCCGTCATATAATGAATTGGTAATTACTCGTTCATATGTGGGATATCGTGGAGCATTTAATTTGTTGGAAAAAATTTATACTGAAGTTGTAAAACGTTAG
- the cysK gene encoding cysteine synthase A yields MGRVSIKLTELVGNTPLLQLTDYNKEKKIRGNLIAKLEYFNPLSSVKDRIALAMIEDAEEKGLINKDTVIIEPTSGNTGIGLAFVAAAKGYHIIITMPESMSDERKKLLKALNVELILTPAKDGMKGAIRRAEELSFQIENSFQPQQFFNEVNPKIHKETTAVEIWNDLEGEIAAFVAGVGTGGTITGVGEGLKEKNPNIKIIAVEPYDSPVLSGGVPGSHKLQGIGANFVPELVKFENIDGIYKVRNEEAIETAQDLARTEGLLVGFSSGAAAFAATQIAKRLEFKGKNVVVLLPDTGERYLSTDLFDRIDKIQF; encoded by the coding sequence ATGGGCAGAGTTTCTATAAAGTTAACTGAATTGGTGGGAAATACACCATTATTACAGTTGACTGATTATAACAAAGAAAAAAAAATAAGAGGTAATTTAATTGCAAAACTAGAATATTTTAATCCTCTAAGTTCAGTTAAAGATCGTATTGCTCTAGCTATGATAGAAGATGCTGAGGAGAAGGGATTGATAAATAAAGATACTGTAATTATTGAGCCTACAAGTGGTAATACAGGAATTGGCCTGGCATTTGTAGCTGCTGCAAAAGGATATCATATTATCATAACCATGCCCGAGAGTATGAGTGATGAACGTAAAAAGCTATTAAAAGCATTAAATGTTGAATTAATACTGACACCAGCAAAAGATGGAATGAAGGGTGCAATAAGAAGGGCCGAAGAACTTTCTTTTCAAATTGAGAATTCATTTCAACCTCAGCAATTTTTTAATGAAGTGAATCCTAAAATACACAAAGAAACAACAGCCGTTGAAATTTGGAATGATTTAGAGGGAGAGATTGCAGCCTTTGTTGCAGGAGTTGGAACAGGAGGGACAATCACAGGGGTTGGTGAAGGATTAAAAGAAAAAAATCCTAATATAAAAATAATTGCAGTAGAGCCATATGATTCGCCAGTTTTATCTGGCGGAGTACCTGGTTCCCACAAACTGCAAGGGATAGGAGCAAATTTTGTGCCAGAATTAGTTAAATTCGAAAATATTGATGGAATATACAAGGTTAGAAATGAAGAAGCAATTGAAACTGCACAAGATTTGGCTAGGACAGAAGGGCTATTAGTAGGTTTTTCGTCAGGTGCAGCAGCTTTTGCTGCCACACAAATTGCAAAACGTTTAGAATTTAAAGGAAAAAATGTGGTAGTTCTATTACCTGATACAGGGGAGAGATATTTGTCCACAGATCTCTTTGATAGAATAGATAAAATACAATTTTAA
- a CDS encoding nitrogenase component 1 has protein sequence MSKFVDRPRYSCALGGALSTLRAISRAIPIIHAASGCGYNLHNATNAGSAYLGGGYCGATSLPSTNVTERDIVFGGEKRLKEQIKSTLEIMDGDIYVVVTGCMVEMIGDDIEAVVKDFTGTEKPVIAVPTPSFKGNSYYGYDLLLQGLVKQYVEPKEKKTEKQVNILGIVPGQDIFWKGNLKEIKRILGLIGIKANTLFGEGEDIEDIKNSANAGLNIVLSKVFGKETAEEYKEAHNIPYITAQIPIGYIQTEKFIRKIGRYFDIQESIIDKALEKERNIYYDYFERFLDIYTDADLQRYALVVGDSNYAPSLSRFVSDELGWLPELAVITDLLSENEKDKVEEQFKGFESGLKTTVKFDTDTSSIKRYLREVWEPNKNQRYYEAMAPLVVIGSIFEKELAASINVPLVTVSFPITNRIVLNRSYVGFNGGLTLTEDILSSLITGR, from the coding sequence ATGAGCAAGTTTGTTGACAGACCACGATACTCATGTGCACTAGGAGGTGCACTGTCTACATTAAGAGCTATTTCTAGAGCAATACCCATCATACATGCAGCTTCAGGTTGTGGTTATAATTTACACAACGCAACTAATGCTGGTTCAGCTTATCTAGGAGGAGGTTATTGTGGAGCAACATCCCTGCCTAGCACAAATGTGACGGAAAGGGATATTGTTTTTGGTGGAGAAAAAAGATTGAAGGAACAAATAAAAAGTACATTGGAGATAATGGATGGAGATATATATGTCGTTGTAACAGGATGTATGGTAGAAATGATTGGTGATGATATAGAAGCAGTGGTTAAAGATTTTACTGGTACTGAAAAACCAGTTATAGCAGTTCCAACCCCTAGCTTTAAAGGAAATTCCTATTATGGTTATGATCTTCTTTTACAGGGCTTGGTAAAACAATATGTTGAACCAAAGGAGAAAAAAACTGAAAAACAAGTAAATATATTGGGTATTGTGCCTGGACAAGATATATTTTGGAAAGGTAATTTAAAAGAAATAAAACGTATTCTTGGTCTTATAGGTATAAAAGCTAATACATTATTTGGAGAAGGTGAAGATATTGAAGATATTAAAAATTCAGCTAATGCAGGCTTAAATATTGTGCTTTCAAAAGTATTTGGAAAGGAAACAGCAGAAGAGTATAAGGAAGCTCATAATATACCATATATAACAGCTCAAATTCCTATTGGATATATTCAAACAGAAAAATTCATAAGAAAGATAGGAAGGTATTTTGATATACAAGAAAGCATAATAGACAAAGCACTGGAGAAGGAAAGAAATATCTATTACGATTATTTTGAAAGATTTTTAGATATTTATACTGATGCAGATTTGCAAAGATATGCCCTTGTAGTTGGAGATTCCAATTATGCACCCTCTTTATCACGTTTTGTATCGGATGAATTGGGATGGCTGCCAGAACTTGCTGTGATTACTGATCTATTAAGTGAAAATGAAAAAGATAAAGTAGAAGAGCAATTTAAAGGATTTGAATCAGGATTGAAGACAACAGTTAAATTTGATACTGATACAAGTTCTATTAAAAGATATTTACGAGAAGTATGGGAGCCTAACAAAAATCAAAGGTATTATGAGGCTATGGCACCTCTTGTGGTTATAGGAAGTATATTTGAAAAGGAATTGGCAGCCAGCATAAATGTACCTTTAGTTACAGTTTCATTTCCCATTACAAACAGAATTGTTCTTAATAGATCCTATGTTGGATTTAATGGAGGATTAACTCTTACTGAAGACATACTGAGCTCATTGATTACAGGTAGATAA